In one window of Erwinia tasmaniensis Et1/99 DNA:
- the tssM gene encoding type VI secretion system membrane subunit TssM: MLNMLFAVLTHRLLWGFVGITALSFIIWVIGPVFSIADSRPLEPEVNRQISIGLLYLVWALGNLVPRLYNAWLNRKLMGSLKTTPGEQPDGDNPRLTSEDRVLAERFSEASELLKKAHFSHAGSRSPFWAQRFSRQYLYQLPWYVIIGAPGAGKTTALVNSGLQFPLADRFGKSALRGIGGTRNCDWWFTNEAVLLDTAGRYTTQESQQQQDAGEWHGFINLLRKYRGRQPINGVIVTVSVSDLLTQSAEAARQQAVALRQRLTELHEQLGIRFPVYVLVTKADLLKGFRAYFAKFDKAQREQIWGFTFPWERAKMSDFDLQAAFTQEYALLQQRLDAGLPDTLLQESDSQARAESFLFPQEFAALRPLLAEYLDTVFALSDFETQFSPRGIYFASGTQEGLPFDRVMGELNRALQLPQQDAASGQSGSWDQTSKYAPIPGNKGQSFFLKDVLQKVIFAEAGLAGSNRWWELRNRALLWSGYIALAAVMVISALLWFTSYGNNKSYLQQVQARVPEVARQSATLEGSEQGDLFALLPFLNSLLKLPESSEFDLNSPPISRRMGLYRGAEVSDATQALYQKSLKQLLLPQVAQLITGWLRNDNGSDADYSYEALKAYQMLYQPPHYDGKFLHAWLMLNLQRNLPQNVTQTQLKQLEWHLSQLLENQIQSSPYARDDALVKREQALINQMPLSQRVWGRLKRLLERDESLKAVSLASLGGPQSELVFSRKSGRSIADGIPGLFTPDGYWQSLDKHIAPVTTALHDDDRWVLGAPSSGESQQQTDAAVRQLYIGDYIRQWDSLLQDIQLNNSADLSQRINSARLLSSNNSPLRRLVINLSRYLVLEKLPTDEKPPGKEKDAEADNSATRTLQALFRSRQNSTAAAAEQAPEQAVANHFAPVIELAQPLEQGGKTIAFDDFLRQIDDLYRYLTAVQDAANSGMPPPAGDAISHLQASAGRLPGSLQTMFSTLAVGASSDAQRRELENVRKRISSEVGGFCRQAIAGRYPLVRSARSEVTPDDLARMFAPGSGLMDSFFRDNLANKVDTTQSAWRFTPGIDGKGIGGEDILRPFQQAQSVRDAFFANGATTPAFRVTVRTLRMDNDILNLTLDVDGQLLRYSHGPQAVQLMNWPGSGGTSQVRMQLGLANGTTSTLVTNGVWALNRFFDRAQLAPGSSSLSRQATFNVDGHRVTLEFTPNSIRNPFQLSGFACP; the protein is encoded by the coding sequence CTGAAAAAGGCGCACTTCTCCCATGCCGGTAGCCGTTCGCCGTTCTGGGCGCAGCGCTTCAGCCGCCAGTACCTTTACCAGCTGCCGTGGTATGTGATTATCGGCGCGCCGGGAGCCGGGAAAACCACCGCGCTGGTCAACTCCGGGCTGCAATTTCCGCTGGCCGACCGCTTTGGCAAATCCGCGCTGCGCGGCATTGGCGGCACGCGTAACTGTGACTGGTGGTTTACCAATGAAGCGGTGCTGCTCGATACCGCCGGACGCTACACCACCCAGGAGAGCCAGCAGCAGCAGGATGCCGGAGAATGGCACGGCTTTATTAACCTGCTGCGCAAATACCGGGGTCGCCAGCCGATCAACGGCGTGATCGTGACCGTCAGCGTCTCCGATCTGTTGACCCAGTCGGCAGAGGCGGCACGGCAGCAGGCGGTGGCGCTACGCCAGCGTCTGACCGAGCTGCATGAACAGCTGGGCATTCGTTTCCCGGTGTATGTGCTGGTCACCAAAGCCGATCTGCTGAAAGGCTTCCGCGCCTACTTTGCCAAATTCGACAAGGCCCAGCGCGAACAGATTTGGGGCTTCACCTTCCCGTGGGAACGGGCAAAGATGAGCGATTTTGACCTACAGGCGGCCTTCACCCAGGAGTACGCCCTGCTGCAACAGCGGCTGGATGCCGGGCTGCCGGATACGCTGCTCCAGGAGAGCGATAGCCAGGCGCGCGCCGAAAGTTTCCTGTTCCCGCAGGAGTTCGCCGCGCTGCGTCCGCTGCTGGCGGAGTACTTGGACACGGTGTTTGCCCTTTCAGATTTTGAAACCCAGTTCTCACCGCGCGGCATTTACTTTGCCAGCGGCACCCAGGAAGGGCTGCCGTTTGACCGGGTGATGGGCGAGCTTAACCGCGCCTTACAGCTGCCGCAGCAGGATGCGGCCAGCGGCCAGAGCGGAAGCTGGGACCAGACCAGCAAATATGCGCCGATCCCCGGCAACAAGGGGCAAAGCTTCTTCCTGAAAGACGTGCTGCAAAAAGTGATCTTTGCCGAGGCCGGGCTGGCGGGCAGCAACCGCTGGTGGGAGCTGCGCAACCGGGCGCTGCTGTGGTCGGGCTATATCGCCCTTGCCGCCGTAATGGTCATCAGCGCGCTGCTGTGGTTCACCAGCTACGGCAACAACAAAAGCTATCTGCAACAGGTGCAGGCGCGGGTGCCGGAGGTGGCGCGGCAAAGCGCTACGCTAGAGGGCAGCGAGCAGGGCGATCTGTTTGCGCTGCTGCCGTTCCTTAACAGCCTGCTGAAGCTGCCGGAAAGCAGTGAGTTTGACCTGAACTCGCCGCCGATAAGCCGCCGTATGGGGCTGTATCGCGGGGCCGAGGTCAGCGATGCCACCCAGGCGCTGTATCAGAAATCACTGAAACAGCTGCTGCTGCCGCAGGTGGCGCAGCTGATCACCGGCTGGCTGCGCAACGATAACGGCAGCGACGCCGACTACAGCTATGAAGCGCTGAAAGCCTATCAGATGCTGTATCAGCCGCCGCACTATGACGGCAAGTTCCTGCATGCCTGGCTAATGCTCAACCTGCAACGCAACCTGCCGCAAAACGTCACGCAGACGCAGCTAAAACAGCTGGAGTGGCACCTCAGCCAGCTGCTGGAAAATCAGATCCAGTCCTCTCCCTATGCGCGGGATGATGCGCTGGTAAAGCGCGAGCAGGCGCTGATTAATCAGATGCCGCTGTCACAGCGCGTCTGGGGGCGGCTCAAGCGCCTGCTGGAACGTGATGAAAGCCTGAAAGCGGTGTCGCTGGCCTCGCTCGGCGGGCCGCAGAGCGAGCTGGTATTCTCGCGCAAAAGCGGGCGCTCAATTGCCGATGGCATTCCCGGCCTGTTTACCCCGGACGGCTACTGGCAGAGCCTGGATAAACATATCGCGCCGGTCACCACAGCCCTGCATGACGATGACCGCTGGGTGCTGGGCGCACCGTCCAGCGGCGAAAGCCAGCAGCAAACCGATGCCGCGGTACGCCAGCTGTATATCGGCGACTATATCCGCCAATGGGACAGCCTGCTACAGGACATTCAGCTGAATAACAGCGCCGATCTCAGCCAGCGCATCAACAGCGCGCGCCTGCTCTCCAGCAATAACTCGCCGCTGCGCAGGCTGGTGATTAACCTCAGTCGCTACCTGGTGCTGGAAAAGCTGCCCACGGATGAGAAGCCGCCGGGCAAAGAGAAGGACGCAGAGGCCGATAACAGCGCCACCCGCACCCTACAGGCGCTGTTCCGCTCACGGCAGAACAGCACGGCGGCGGCGGCAGAGCAGGCACCTGAACAGGCGGTGGCCAACCACTTTGCGCCGGTTATCGAACTGGCGCAGCCGCTGGAGCAGGGCGGTAAAACCATCGCCTTTGATGACTTTCTTCGCCAGATAGATGACCTGTATCGCTATCTGACGGCGGTGCAGGATGCCGCCAACAGCGGCATGCCGCCGCCAGCGGGTGATGCCATCAGCCACCTGCAGGCCAGCGCCGGACGCTTACCCGGTTCGCTGCAAACCATGTTCTCCACGCTCGCGGTCGGTGCCAGCAGTGACGCCCAGCGCCGCGAACTGGAAAACGTGCGCAAACGCATCAGCAGCGAGGTCGGCGGCTTCTGCCGTCAGGCGATTGCCGGACGCTACCCGCTGGTGCGCTCGGCGCGCAGCGAAGTGACCCCGGATGACCTGGCGCGCATGTTTGCCCCCGGCAGCGGCCTGATGGACAGCTTCTTCCGCGATAATCTTGCCAACAAAGTCGATACCACGCAGTCGGCCTGGCGCTTTACGCCGGGCATTGACGGCAAGGGCATCGGCGGCGAAGACATTCTGCGCCCGTTCCAGCAGGCGCAAAGCGTGCGTGATGCGTTCTTTGCCAACGGTGCCACCACCCCGGCGTTTCGCGTGACGGTACGCACGCTGCGCATGGATAACGATATTCTTAACCTGACGCTGGACGTCGACGGCCAGCTGCTGCGCTACAGCCACGGGCCGCAGGCGGTACAGCTGATGAACTGGCCGGGCAGCGGCGGCACCAGCCAGGTGCGCATGCAGCTTGGACTGGCGAACGGCACCACCTCGACGCTGGTGACCAACGGCGTCTGGGCGCTGAATCGCTTCTTTGACCGGGCGCAGCTGGCGCCGGGCAGCAGCAGCCTGAGCCGCCAGGCCACCTTTAACGTAGACGGCCACCGCGTGACGCTGGAGTTCACTCCAAACAGCATCCGCAATCCGTTTCAGCTTTCCGGGTTCGCATGCCCGTAG
- the tagF gene encoding type VI secretion system-associated protein TagF, translating to MSETPAIGWYGKLPSAGDFLKRRFPEALFNSWSHWFQLGLLDWKQSEEQRPDGGRQFGNAPVWNFVVPPLLGSRLVQMGCLLPARDSVGRQYPVCALLSYNLTQWSPQRLARAGEWYQQLGRTLLQGVRNGCSAERLDEALLAIPAPPEPEHGDASGILEAIGYDDRQDTLGWRQAADCFSPQQYTSFWWTNRTDGYPLYTHLHSGNFTSQLFSMLFDPAEGAKPGRNGLYPPMFE from the coding sequence ATGAGCGAGACGCCCGCGATCGGCTGGTACGGCAAATTGCCCAGTGCCGGTGATTTTTTAAAACGCCGCTTCCCGGAGGCGCTGTTTAACTCATGGAGCCACTGGTTCCAGCTGGGGCTGCTGGACTGGAAGCAAAGCGAAGAACAGCGCCCGGACGGCGGCCGCCAGTTCGGCAACGCCCCGGTATGGAACTTCGTTGTTCCCCCGCTGCTCGGCAGTCGTCTGGTGCAAATGGGCTGTCTGCTGCCGGCGCGCGACAGCGTGGGGCGGCAGTATCCGGTCTGCGCGCTGCTTAGCTATAACCTGACGCAGTGGTCACCCCAGCGCCTGGCGCGGGCGGGTGAATGGTATCAGCAGCTGGGGCGCACCCTGCTACAGGGCGTACGCAACGGCTGTTCGGCTGAACGGCTCGACGAGGCGCTGCTGGCGATCCCCGCCCCACCGGAACCGGAGCACGGTGACGCCTCCGGCATTCTCGAGGCGATTGGCTACGACGATCGGCAGGATACGCTGGGCTGGCGGCAGGCGGCGGACTGCTTCAGCCCGCAGCAGTACACCAGCTTCTGGTGGACCAACCGCACCGATGGCTACCCGCTCTATACGCATCTGCACAGCGGCAACTTTACCAGCCAGCTGTTTAGCATGCTGTTCGACCCGGCGGAGGGCGCGAAGCCCGGCCGCAACGGGCTTTATCCTCCGATGTTTGAGTAA
- the tssA gene encoding type VI secretion system protein TssA, which produces MDLEALLAPITPDRPCGDNLEYDADYMAMDQASAGKAEQQFGDTIIPAEPADWNKVERLALDLLGRSKDLRVMLALTRAWTQLKGLSGYADGLHLIQQALLLYWQPLWPSLEEDGIEDPFYRLNALAALGDKSALTAALRQASLLRYATDEISLRDASGLLDGSKTECPGYPGGRARLQDELARGGQPGIEAVVKISERLLTIRETLTERLGAGALPEMDQLLKTINSVAAACQATDLSTLIPAVETAASSATSAPAAAPGAQQHADWRSVQLSSRSDAQLMLEKVKQYFSQHEPSHPAPLMIERVQRMIELDFMDIIRDLAPDGVHQLETIFGRRDHS; this is translated from the coding sequence ATGGATCTTGAAGCGCTGCTGGCCCCGATCACGCCTGACCGCCCCTGTGGCGATAACCTTGAATATGACGCCGACTACATGGCGATGGACCAGGCCAGCGCCGGTAAAGCCGAACAGCAGTTTGGCGATACCATCATTCCGGCGGAACCGGCGGACTGGAACAAAGTCGAGCGGCTGGCGCTGGATCTGCTGGGGCGCAGCAAAGATCTGCGCGTGATGCTGGCGCTGACCCGCGCCTGGACCCAGCTCAAAGGGTTGAGCGGCTACGCCGACGGCCTGCATCTGATCCAGCAGGCGCTGCTGCTTTACTGGCAGCCGCTGTGGCCGTCACTGGAAGAGGACGGTATAGAGGACCCATTTTACCGCCTCAACGCGCTGGCGGCGCTGGGTGATAAATCGGCGCTGACCGCCGCGCTGCGCCAGGCTTCGTTGCTACGCTATGCCACCGATGAAATCAGCCTGCGCGATGCCAGTGGGCTGCTCGACGGCAGTAAAACCGAATGCCCCGGCTATCCCGGCGGCCGCGCCCGCTTACAGGATGAACTGGCGCGGGGAGGGCAGCCCGGCATTGAGGCGGTCGTCAAGATAAGTGAGCGGTTACTGACTATTCGCGAAACTTTGACTGAACGGCTGGGCGCGGGGGCGTTGCCGGAAATGGATCAGCTGCTGAAAACCATAAATAGCGTGGCTGCCGCCTGTCAGGCCACCGACCTCAGTACCCTGATCCCAGCGGTTGAAACTGCCGCCAGCAGCGCCACGTCTGCGCCAGCCGCCGCGCCTGGCGCACAGCAGCACGCCGACTGGCGCAGCGTACAGCTTAGCTCGCGCAGCGATGCGCAGCTGATGCTGGAAAAAGTGAAACAGTATTTTAGCCAGCACGAGCCAAGCCATCCCGCCCCGCTGATGATCGAGCGCGTACAACGCATGATAGAGCTGGACTTTATGGACATTATCCGCGATCTCGCCCCGGACGGCGTACACCAGCTGGAAACGATTTTCGGGCGTCGCGACCACTCATAG
- the tssB gene encoding type VI secretion system contractile sheath small subunit: protein MAVSKSSGQKFIARNRAPRVQIEYDVEIYGAERKIQLPFVMGVMSDLVGKPLEAQPGVDERKFLDIDVDNFDERMKALKPRVAFQAENTLTGEGRLNIDLTFNSMEDFSPDAVARNVEPLNQLLDARTQLANLLTYMDGKNGAEELIGKILQDPTLLKSLSHLPKADDAPADDHGNKE from the coding sequence ATGGCAGTCAGTAAATCCAGTGGGCAAAAATTCATTGCCCGTAACCGCGCACCACGCGTGCAGATTGAGTACGACGTGGAAATCTATGGTGCGGAACGCAAAATCCAGCTGCCCTTCGTGATGGGCGTGATGTCCGACCTGGTCGGCAAACCGCTGGAGGCGCAGCCGGGCGTCGATGAACGTAAGTTTCTTGACATCGACGTCGACAACTTCGACGAACGCATGAAGGCGCTGAAGCCCCGCGTGGCGTTCCAGGCAGAAAACACCCTGACCGGCGAAGGGCGTCTCAACATCGATCTGACCTTCAACAGCATGGAAGACTTCTCGCCGGATGCGGTGGCACGCAACGTCGAGCCGCTTAACCAGCTGCTGGATGCCCGCACCCAGCTGGCTAACCTGCTGACCTATATGGACGGCAAGAACGGCGCGGAAGAGCTGATTGGCAAAATCCTCCAGGATCCAACGCTGCTGAAATCACTCAGCCATCTGCCGAAAGCTGACGATGCGCCAGCCGACGACCACGGCAACAAGGAGTAA
- the tssC gene encoding type VI secretion system contractile sheath large subunit, translated as MSNQSQQSGDLQQQQGYSEDAFSALLNKEFRPKSDQARAAVESAVKTLAQQALENTVTVSNDAYRTIQALIAEIDEKLSLQINQIIHHEDFQQLEGAWRGLSYLVNNTETDEMLKIRFMSISKQELGRTLKRYKGVSWDQSPIFKKIYEEEYGQFGGEPFGCLVGDYYFDHGPQDVELLSEMARIGSAAHCPFITGTAPGVMQMESWQELANPRDLTKIFQNTEYAAWRSLRESEDARYLGLVMPRFLSRLPYGIRTNPVDSFDFEEQTDGANHGNYTWTNAAYAMAANINRSFKDFGWCTSIRGVESGGAVENLPCHTFPSDDGGVDMKCPTEIAISDRREAELAKNGFMPLVHRKNSDFAAFIGAQSLQKPAEYHDADATANARLAARLPYLFACCRFAHYLKCIVRDKIGSFRERDEMERWLNDWVMNYVDGDPANSSQETKSRKPLASAEVQVQEIEDNPGYYAAKFFLRPHYQLEGLTVSLRLVSKLPSLKSNDA; from the coding sequence ATGAGCAATCAATCCCAACAGTCAGGCGATTTGCAGCAGCAACAGGGTTACAGCGAGGACGCGTTCAGCGCGCTGCTGAATAAAGAGTTTCGCCCGAAAAGCGACCAGGCGCGCGCGGCGGTGGAGAGCGCGGTGAAGACCCTGGCGCAGCAGGCGCTGGAAAATACCGTTACCGTCTCCAACGATGCCTACCGCACTATCCAGGCACTGATCGCCGAGATCGACGAGAAGCTCTCGCTGCAAATCAACCAGATTATCCACCATGAAGACTTCCAGCAGCTGGAAGGCGCGTGGCGCGGTCTGAGCTACCTGGTCAACAACACCGAAACCGACGAGATGCTGAAAATCCGCTTTATGAGCATCTCGAAACAGGAGCTGGGCCGTACCCTGAAGCGCTACAAAGGCGTCAGCTGGGATCAAAGCCCGATCTTTAAGAAGATCTATGAGGAAGAGTACGGCCAGTTCGGCGGCGAACCTTTTGGCTGCCTGGTGGGCGACTACTACTTCGATCACGGCCCGCAGGACGTCGAGCTGCTGAGCGAAATGGCGCGTATCGGCTCCGCCGCGCACTGTCCGTTTATCACCGGCACCGCGCCGGGCGTCATGCAGATGGAGTCCTGGCAGGAGCTGGCCAATCCGCGTGACCTGACCAAAATCTTCCAGAACACCGAATACGCCGCCTGGCGCAGCCTGCGTGAATCGGAAGATGCGCGCTACCTCGGCCTGGTGATGCCGCGCTTCCTGTCGCGCCTGCCTTATGGCATCCGCACCAACCCGGTGGACAGCTTCGACTTTGAAGAGCAGACCGACGGCGCTAACCACGGTAACTACACCTGGACCAACGCCGCCTACGCGATGGCCGCCAATATCAACCGCTCGTTCAAAGACTTTGGCTGGTGTACCTCGATCCGTGGCGTCGAGTCCGGCGGGGCGGTGGAAAACCTGCCGTGCCACACCTTCCCGAGCGACGACGGCGGCGTGGATATGAAATGTCCGACCGAAATCGCCATCAGCGATCGTCGCGAAGCCGAGCTGGCGAAAAACGGCTTTATGCCGCTGGTACACCGCAAGAACTCCGACTTTGCCGCCTTTATTGGCGCACAGTCGCTGCAAAAACCGGCGGAATACCACGACGCCGACGCCACCGCCAACGCCCGACTGGCGGCGCGCCTGCCGTATCTCTTCGCCTGCTGCCGTTTTGCTCACTACCTGAAGTGCATCGTGCGCGACAAGATTGGCTCCTTCCGCGAGCGTGACGAGATGGAGCGCTGGCTGAACGACTGGGTGATGAACTACGTTGACGGTGACCCGGCTAACTCCTCGCAGGAAACCAAGTCACGCAAGCCGCTGGCTTCTGCCGAGGTGCAGGTGCAGGAGATCGAAGACAACCCGGGCTACTACGCCGCCAAGTTCTTCCTGCGCCCGCACTACCAGCTGGAAGGTCTGACCGTGTCGCTGCGTCTGGTGTCTAAACTGCCGTCGCTGAAATCGAACGACGCGTGA
- a CDS encoding Hcp family type VI secretion system effector has protein sequence MAIDMYLKVDGITGESKDSNHTGWIDVTSFSWGATQPGNMSVGGGGGAGKVNFNDLHINAKIDKAVTALLKNCASGKHVGKVEVSVCKAGGTQIEYTRITLEDVLVTNVQFVGSDGDDTLGVTYAFQAAKVKQQYWEQSTSGGKGAESSAGWNIKENKEA, from the coding sequence ATGGCTATTGATATGTATTTGAAAGTTGACGGTATAACCGGTGAATCTAAAGATTCTAACCACACCGGCTGGATCGATGTGACTTCTTTCTCCTGGGGCGCTACCCAGCCGGGCAACATGTCCGTAGGCGGCGGCGGCGGTGCCGGTAAAGTGAACTTTAACGATCTGCACATCAATGCAAAAATCGATAAGGCGGTTACCGCGCTGCTGAAAAACTGCGCCAGCGGTAAGCACGTAGGCAAAGTCGAGGTCTCCGTATGTAAAGCGGGCGGCACTCAGATTGAGTACACCCGTATTACTCTGGAAGACGTGCTGGTCACCAACGTGCAGTTCGTCGGTTCCGACGGTGACGATACTCTGGGCGTAACCTACGCATTCCAGGCTGCCAAAGTGAAACAGCAGTACTGGGAGCAGAGCACCTCCGGCGGTAAAGGCGCAGAAAGCAGCGCTGGCTGGAATATTAAAGAGAATAAAGAAGCTTAA
- a CDS encoding type VI secretion system amidase effector protein Tae4, with protein MVIRPAFLQAWQRFSEINIDVSSVGKKIGGNVGANITLGEQDPAQGFTNACAIRMSYTLNYSGAKVERGVWKTVSGDDKNWYIYRVKDLLTYMHKKYGKPDKIVKNPKPGDFQNLKGILVFAVNGWSDASGHATLWNGSVCSDHCYFPISNEGSIWLLK; from the coding sequence ATGGTAATAAGACCCGCTTTTTTACAGGCATGGCAGCGCTTCAGTGAGATAAATATCGATGTTTCATCTGTTGGAAAAAAGATAGGTGGAAATGTCGGTGCAAATATCACTCTAGGCGAACAGGACCCCGCACAGGGATTTACCAATGCCTGCGCGATAAGAATGAGTTACACGTTAAACTACTCTGGGGCTAAGGTCGAAAGGGGCGTCTGGAAAACGGTTTCAGGAGATGATAAAAATTGGTACATATACCGGGTGAAAGACCTGTTGACGTATATGCATAAAAAATACGGTAAACCTGACAAGATAGTAAAAAATCCAAAGCCCGGTGATTTTCAAAATCTGAAAGGGATATTGGTTTTTGCAGTCAATGGCTGGAGTGATGCAAGCGGGCATGCAACGTTGTGGAATGGGTCGGTTTGTTCCGATCACTGTTATTTCCCGATTTCGAATGAGGGGTCAATATGGTTATTAAAATAG
- a CDS encoding T6SS amidase immunity protein Tai4 family protein, producing MVIKIGWVLLAAALLFSIQAGAKAAYTPSQYLKNYALSTCISQGYQSKEVKEDAAAAARGYLEFGDYSLAAHTAVRNLGKAFLAKEYTSQSGQPMTLAKCIDFYHSEQLDKLVKQFKGKQDD from the coding sequence ATGGTTATTAAAATAGGATGGGTTTTACTGGCTGCTGCATTATTATTTTCTATCCAAGCTGGCGCTAAGGCAGCCTATACCCCAAGTCAGTATTTAAAAAACTATGCGCTAAGTACCTGTATTTCTCAGGGGTATCAGAGTAAAGAGGTAAAAGAGGATGCCGCTGCTGCCGCTCGAGGCTATCTGGAATTTGGCGACTATTCCCTCGCAGCACACACGGCGGTTAGAAATCTGGGTAAGGCGTTTCTGGCTAAGGAATATACCAGTCAATCTGGTCAGCCGATGACGCTGGCAAAATGCATTGATTTCTATCATAGCGAGCAGTTGGATAAGCTGGTGAAGCAGTTTAAAGGTAAGCAGGACGATTGA
- a CDS encoding lysozyme inhibitor LprI family protein — translation MEAEADLNKEYIAAKKRVESTYDSDPAEKKQYLDTLLAAQRTWLKYRENDCKLAGFAADEGTNVRIAFINMCITDANLERIKKLKEIPYG, via the coding sequence ATAGAGGCTGAAGCTGATTTAAACAAAGAGTATATTGCGGCTAAAAAACGCGTTGAGTCAACTTATGATAGTGACCCGGCCGAAAAGAAACAATATCTTGATACCCTGCTGGCAGCGCAGAGAACCTGGCTTAAATACCGTGAAAATGATTGCAAGCTGGCAGGTTTCGCAGCAGATGAAGGAACAAACGTTAGAATCGCCTTTATTAATATGTGTATCACCGATGCTAATCTTGAAAGAATAAAAAAACTGAAAGAGATCCCTTATGGGTAA
- a CDS encoding T6SS amidase immunity protein Tai4 family protein, with product MFFLILSAEADNKYSPQTNLKNYALSTCLSQGYQNKEIKEDAAAAARGYLEFGDYSLAAHTAARELGKTFLDKQYGSQSGAPMTLAKYIDFYHSQQLDKLVKEFKDKRDD from the coding sequence ATGTTCTTCCTGATCCTCAGCGCAGAGGCAGACAATAAATATAGCCCACAAACGAATCTGAAAAACTACGCATTAAGCACCTGTCTGTCTCAGGGCTATCAAAACAAAGAGATAAAAGAGGATGCCGCCGCCGCTGCCCGTGGCTATCTGGAATTTGGTGATTATTCCCTGGCAGCACATACTGCGGCAAGAGAGCTGGGTAAGACGTTTCTGGATAAGCAGTATGGCAGTCAGTCAGGCGCACCGATGACGCTGGCGAAGTACATTGATTTTTATCACAGCCAGCAGCTGGATAAGCTGGTGAAAGAGTTTAAAGATAAAAGGGATGACTAA
- a CDS encoding putative T6SS immunity periplasmic lipoprotein, which yields MKKPVIIPIVALLLTACQLEKPQFERMQVRVNHNQPCFIIPQNAADRHAALTSNGPMVSWFDQQQWQVISPSSVTAEDRAVNAGECTQWPGINWDPGSYNVFMRVNDRASGDIIRYRADFSLLRNQQGELSLGSQ from the coding sequence ATGAAAAAACCAGTGATTATCCCGATTGTGGCGCTACTTCTCACGGCTTGTCAGCTTGAAAAACCGCAGTTCGAACGGATGCAGGTCAGGGTTAACCACAACCAGCCGTGCTTTATTATCCCGCAGAATGCGGCCGATCGTCACGCGGCACTGACCAGCAATGGCCCGATGGTTTCCTGGTTTGATCAGCAGCAGTGGCAGGTAATTTCTCCGTCATCGGTGACAGCAGAAGATCGCGCCGTCAACGCCGGAGAATGTACTCAATGGCCTGGTATCAACTGGGATCCCGGCAGCTACAACGTTTTCATGCGCGTCAATGACCGCGCTTCTGGAGACATTATCCGCTATCGCGCTGATTTTTCTCTGCTAAGAAATCAACAAGGAGAACTTTCTCTCGGTTCGCAGTAA